A window from Pseudomonas frederiksbergensis encodes these proteins:
- a CDS encoding NAD(P)H nitroreductase, translating into MQALDALLNRVSVPRLIEPAPTAEQREVLFGAAMRAPDHGHLQPWRFLTVEGAAREQMGELLAEAAKQQDSEVSEAVLDKARNGPLRAPLVVVVIARLQDHVKYPKSEQRLAAGCAAHGILLAAYAQGIGAVWRTGELAYSEHVAKGLGLAEGEEVIAFLYLGTPQKEPRVAEKVDLAEFVSAWPAA; encoded by the coding sequence ATGCAGGCTCTCGACGCTTTGCTCAACCGTGTTTCCGTTCCACGACTGATAGAACCGGCGCCCACCGCAGAACAGCGGGAAGTGCTGTTTGGCGCCGCAATGCGAGCACCAGACCATGGCCACTTGCAGCCTTGGCGTTTCCTGACCGTCGAAGGCGCGGCGCGCGAGCAAATGGGCGAGTTGCTGGCCGAGGCGGCGAAGCAGCAGGACAGTGAAGTGTCCGAGGCGGTATTGGACAAGGCGCGTAACGGTCCGCTGCGCGCGCCACTGGTGGTGGTGGTGATCGCGCGATTGCAGGATCACGTCAAGTATCCGAAGTCCGAACAACGGCTGGCGGCGGGGTGTGCCGCTCACGGGATTTTGCTGGCGGCTTATGCGCAAGGGATTGGCGCGGTATGGCGCACGGGCGAACTGGCGTATTCGGAACATGTGGCCAAGGGCTTGGGCCTGGCTGAAGGGGAAGAAGTGATCGCGTTCCTTTACCTCGGCACGCCGCAGAAGGAGCCGCGCGTAGCGGAGAAAGTCGACCTGGCCGAATTCGTCAGCGCCTGGCCAGCCGCGTAA